One genomic region from Candidatus Eisenbacteria bacterium encodes:
- a CDS encoding carboxypeptidase M32 has product MSNASVERLEAKSREITWLAHILAVLGYDQETMMPSKGAPERGEQMAVISGLLHDRVVDPGLGKLVEELWAKRDSLSPEAQANVRELRRSHLRSRKVPKELVEEIARTQPLAHEAWIKARKASDFASFAPWLEKMFDLKRREADAIGFEADRYDALLDQYEPGMTVARLNPLFEQLRKDLVPIVHAIAAAPRRPDESLLTRRVPQEQQVALCLGLARSMGFDTEGGRMDVSTHPFCSTLGSGDVRITNRYNEGEPLASFFGVMHETGHALYEQGIDPANHGLPMGEAVSLGIHESQSRTWENMVGRGRPFWKHFYPTLQKAWSPAYDGVDPEAFYFAVNTVRPSMIRVEADEVTYNLHILVRYEIERDLFAGRLAVKDLPSAWNGRMKEYLGIKPKNDAEGVLQDIHWSSGLIGYFPTYTLGNLYGAQIFDAVRRQIPDLDARIGRGDLETLREWLREKVHRHGMRWLPADLVREVTGQEPDASYYMRYLREKFGPLYGIQA; this is encoded by the coding sequence ATGTCCAACGCTTCCGTGGAACGCCTCGAGGCAAAGTCCCGCGAGATCACCTGGCTGGCGCACATCCTGGCCGTGCTCGGCTACGACCAGGAGACCATGATGCCGTCCAAGGGCGCCCCGGAGCGCGGCGAGCAGATGGCGGTGATCAGCGGCCTGCTGCACGACCGGGTGGTGGACCCCGGGCTCGGGAAGCTGGTCGAGGAACTGTGGGCGAAGCGCGACAGCCTGTCACCTGAGGCGCAGGCGAACGTGCGCGAGTTGCGCCGCTCCCACCTGCGCAGCCGGAAGGTGCCCAAGGAGCTGGTCGAGGAGATCGCGCGCACCCAGCCGCTGGCGCACGAGGCCTGGATCAAGGCGCGCAAGGCCTCCGACTTCGCCTCGTTTGCCCCGTGGCTGGAGAAGATGTTCGACCTCAAGCGGCGCGAGGCCGACGCCATCGGCTTCGAGGCGGACCGCTACGACGCGCTGCTGGACCAGTACGAGCCCGGTATGACCGTGGCGCGTCTCAATCCGCTGTTCGAGCAGCTGCGCAAGGACCTGGTGCCGATCGTGCACGCCATCGCCGCGGCGCCCAGGCGCCCCGACGAGAGCCTGCTGACGCGCCGCGTGCCGCAGGAGCAGCAGGTCGCCCTGTGCCTGGGCCTGGCGCGGAGCATGGGCTTCGACACCGAGGGCGGGCGCATGGACGTGTCCACCCACCCGTTCTGCAGCACCCTGGGCTCCGGCGACGTGCGCATCACCAACCGTTACAACGAAGGCGAGCCGCTGGCCTCGTTCTTCGGCGTGATGCACGAGACCGGCCACGCGCTCTACGAGCAGGGGATCGATCCCGCCAACCACGGGCTGCCGATGGGCGAGGCGGTCTCGCTGGGCATCCACGAGTCGCAGTCGCGCACCTGGGAGAACATGGTGGGCCGCGGCCGGCCCTTCTGGAAGCACTTCTATCCGACGCTGCAGAAGGCCTGGTCGCCGGCCTACGACGGGGTGGATCCGGAGGCATTCTACTTCGCGGTCAACACCGTGCGGCCCTCGATGATTCGCGTGGAGGCCGACGAAGTCACCTACAACCTGCACATCCTGGTGCGCTACGAGATTGAGCGCGATCTGTTCGCGGGCCGGCTCGCGGTGAAGGACCTGCCGTCCGCGTGGAACGGGCGGATGAAGGAGTACCTGGGCATCAAGCCGAAGAACGACGCCGAGGGAGTGCTTCAGGATATCCACTGGTCCAGCGGGCTGATCGGCTATTTCCCCACCTACACCCTGGGCAACCTGTACGGCGCGCAGATCTTCGACGCCGTCCGCCGACAGATCCCCGACCTCGACGCGCGCATCGGACGCGGCGACCTGGAGACGCTGCGCGAGTGGCTGCGCGAGAAGGTGCACCGCCACGGGATGCGCTGGCTGCCCGCGGACCTGGTCCGCGAAGTGACCGGGCAGGAGCCCGACGCCTCGTACTACATGCGCTACCTGAGGGAGAAGTTCGGCCCGCTGTACGGCATCCAGGCCTAG
- a CDS encoding thioredoxin domain-containing protein, producing the protein MTIPNRLAREKSPYLRQHAHNPVDWRPWDAEALELARTADKPIFLSIGYATCHWCHVMERESFEDPALAALINEHFVPVKVDREERPDLDHLYMAAVQAVTGRGGWPMTLALRPDGAPFFAGTYFPPQDRGGLPGLGRVLEALVDAWRNRRAEIDESAGSIAAHLREEAHATASPAGGAAPGRDAMDAGFRALSGSFDPAHGGFGHAPKFPSPHQLRFLLRYHARTGEARALHMAVTTLEHIVRGGIRDHLGGGFHRYSTDPQWLAPHFEKMLYDQAGLVDALVDAWRVTGRADFAGAARDACEYVLRDLRDPAGGFHSAEDADSEGEEGRFYVWTRDEVDAALGADAELFAAAYDITASGNWEHRNILRLPQPMEEFERGAGRPAAETRAALARARARLLEARARRPRPLLDDKVLAAWNGMMIGALARAGTALDEPHYVTAASGAADFAWDRMRRDGALLRRWHSGSADIPAYLEDYAHLSRGMLHLYEATFEPRHMERSLELAREMDRRFRDPEDGGYNFSGEGNEELLAPHKDVHDGATPSGNSVAADALLRLGALTGDDTLAARGREVLEAFAETVDRGPHAFTEMLLAADFLLGPTAEIVIAGAGDAPEVAAMIRAARGTGVLPRVVACRTPDRGDTRIEESIPRRAGMDAVGRRATAHVCWNRACGAPVHTAAELERVLVEGWERG; encoded by the coding sequence ATGACCATCCCCAACCGGCTCGCGCGCGAAAAGAGCCCCTACCTGCGGCAGCACGCGCACAACCCGGTGGACTGGCGGCCGTGGGACGCCGAGGCGCTGGAGCTGGCGCGCACCGCGGACAAGCCCATCTTCCTTTCCATCGGCTACGCCACCTGCCACTGGTGCCACGTGATGGAGCGGGAGTCGTTCGAGGACCCGGCGCTGGCCGCGTTGATCAACGAGCACTTCGTGCCGGTGAAGGTGGATCGCGAGGAGCGCCCCGACCTGGATCACCTGTACATGGCCGCGGTGCAGGCGGTGACCGGTCGCGGCGGCTGGCCCATGACGCTGGCACTCCGCCCCGACGGCGCCCCCTTCTTCGCGGGCACCTACTTCCCGCCCCAGGACCGCGGCGGGCTGCCGGGGCTGGGCCGGGTGCTCGAGGCCCTGGTGGACGCATGGCGCAACCGCCGAGCGGAGATCGACGAATCCGCGGGCAGCATCGCCGCCCACCTGCGTGAGGAGGCGCACGCCACGGCCTCGCCCGCCGGCGGCGCGGCTCCCGGCCGCGACGCCATGGACGCCGGCTTCAGGGCGTTGTCCGGTTCCTTCGACCCGGCGCACGGCGGCTTCGGCCATGCCCCCAAGTTCCCCTCACCGCACCAGTTGCGCTTCCTGCTGCGGTACCACGCGCGCACCGGCGAGGCGCGCGCGCTGCACATGGCCGTCACCACGCTGGAGCACATCGTCCGCGGCGGCATCCGCGACCACCTGGGCGGCGGGTTCCATCGCTACTCCACCGATCCGCAGTGGCTGGCACCGCACTTCGAGAAGATGCTCTACGACCAGGCTGGCCTGGTGGACGCCCTCGTGGACGCGTGGCGGGTCACCGGTCGCGCGGACTTTGCCGGCGCCGCCCGCGACGCCTGCGAGTACGTGCTGCGCGACCTGCGCGACCCCGCCGGCGGGTTCCATTCCGCCGAGGACGCCGACAGCGAGGGCGAGGAGGGCCGCTTCTACGTCTGGACGCGGGACGAGGTGGATGCCGCGCTGGGAGCCGATGCGGAGCTTTTCGCAGCCGCGTATGACATCACCGCAAGCGGCAACTGGGAACACCGCAACATCCTGCGGCTGCCGCAGCCGATGGAGGAGTTCGAGCGCGGCGCCGGCCGGCCGGCCGCGGAGACCCGCGCCGCCCTGGCCCGCGCCCGTGCCCGCCTGCTCGAGGCGCGGGCGCGGCGCCCCCGCCCGCTGCTCGACGACAAGGTGCTCGCAGCGTGGAACGGCATGATGATCGGGGCGCTCGCCCGCGCCGGGACGGCGCTGGACGAACCGCACTACGTGACCGCGGCCTCCGGCGCGGCGGACTTCGCGTGGGACCGGATGCGCAGGGACGGCGCGCTGCTGCGGCGGTGGCACAGCGGCTCGGCCGACATCCCGGCCTACCTGGAGGACTACGCCCACCTCTCGCGCGGGATGCTGCACCTGTACGAGGCCACCTTCGAGCCGCGCCACATGGAGCGCTCGCTGGAGCTGGCGAGAGAGATGGACCGGCGCTTTCGCGACCCGGAGGACGGGGGCTACAACTTCAGCGGCGAGGGCAACGAGGAACTGCTGGCCCCGCACAAGGACGTCCACGACGGGGCCACCCCGTCCGGGAACTCGGTGGCCGCGGACGCGCTGCTGCGCCTGGGCGCGCTGACCGGCGATGACACGCTTGCCGCGCGCGGCCGCGAGGTGCTGGAGGCGTTCGCGGAGACTGTGGACCGCGGGCCGCACGCGTTCACCGAGATGCTGCTGGCCGCGGACTTCCTGCTCGGGCCGACGGCGGAGATCGTGATCGCCGGCGCCGGCGACGCCCCCGAGGTCGCGGCCATGATCCGGGCGGCGCGCGGGACCGGCGTGTTGCCGCGCGTGGTCGCGTGCAGGACCCCGGACCGTGGCGACACCCGCATCGAAGAGTCAATCCCGCGACGGGCGGGCATGGACGCCGTCGGCCGCAGAGCCACGGCTCATGTCTGCTGGAACCGCGCCTGCGGCGCGCCGGTGCACACCGCGGCGGAGTTGGAGAGAGTGCTCGTCGAAGGTTGGGAGCGCGGGTAG
- a CDS encoding VCBS repeat-containing protein, whose protein sequence is MSAPSRAPSAPRWRTARGFTLVELLITLVVLGIAVVALFGFVTSTRRVFTEQSNLAEAQHEARSALDLVTRDIRCAGYGADQNASPPQPAFAYASATELIIVANLNPYPDTAAVRLGAPQAFDPAGAPQPATLAGSYLPTLKYRTGAELIRYTLDVNDDGLVNADDRADPLAQQALRGVTDPDAYLLVRQVYGDSSGSVPVAGNNGGSPEAVAVVHLPAGTPLITVFVGGSSTPYDWSGGPVAANDLDRISRVDVRISTAARKRDAQGELRTVTLGSSVGTLRNKPQGTKVMFVVDGYVYSDVNGDLSFEAPPDSGVRSAIVRLGSAQVTRTDARGYFMFVTTPGAYVLQAQAPPGFAPSAADTFTVNLVAHPSNTRHDFPDTALQGGTLADSAYLDANGNGVWEPGETGLAGVSITANGQTVLTDSRGAAAHFLPPGTFPVLARGPDTTVATTANPVSVTMTHGGYATAVWGFKPVTTGYFQGHVFRDANRNGSMNLGESGIANVWVAVLNGMDGSVVAWQNTDAQGGYVITVPSNASSHYPPYQVAFAPPPGFYPTAGTSRGMFYVAARDTAGPYDFGANSYTVITLNASRVLSLGTADLLEKDWSGNDNQWATKSHRDLDLVLGSERISSSNLSVWFNQYPATPLYTASADYVRDAMASVLAIATGSLDGATPTERQDVVTGLAYSSAGNFAVWFNQNSSGNLGYLPSAPVYYTSADHGDVSAVAIADLGGSADPDILVGTTSPIDHGTIELWLSEGGATPEFERDESFPPSGNIPGGVIGSVKSMALADLNGDGVADLVVGTRTGPYTGQILAFQGTGRTHGSRLHLAWSTTLAGQVTAVQVGDMNLDGHPDIVAGTITGAASGNIEYYRGDGSMNFSHIETVPTPGQVQSLVVANLGGDPNPDVAIGYEGTSGGYSGGTRIYDTVTGGWILGGGTDPSAGAQPYWTPALVVGDFNFGVQPSMPPAPYLPDLATAVKSGAGTGAVVIYVR, encoded by the coding sequence ATGTCCGCCCCCAGTAGGGCGCCATCCGCGCCGCGGTGGCGGACCGCGCGCGGGTTCACGCTGGTGGAGCTGCTCATCACCCTGGTGGTTCTCGGCATCGCGGTGGTGGCGCTCTTCGGCTTCGTCACCAGCACCCGCAGGGTGTTCACCGAGCAGAGCAACCTGGCCGAGGCGCAGCACGAAGCTCGCAGCGCCCTGGACCTGGTCACGCGCGACATCCGGTGCGCCGGCTACGGCGCCGACCAGAACGCCTCGCCGCCTCAGCCCGCGTTCGCCTATGCCTCGGCCACCGAGTTGATCATCGTGGCCAACCTCAACCCGTACCCGGACACCGCCGCGGTCCGGCTCGGGGCCCCGCAGGCCTTCGACCCGGCGGGCGCGCCGCAGCCCGCCACGCTGGCGGGCAGCTACCTTCCGACGCTGAAGTACCGCACCGGGGCGGAGCTGATCCGCTACACGCTGGACGTGAACGACGACGGGCTGGTGAATGCCGACGACCGGGCCGACCCGCTGGCACAGCAGGCCCTGCGCGGGGTGACCGACCCGGACGCCTACCTGCTGGTGCGCCAGGTCTACGGCGACAGCTCCGGTTCGGTGCCCGTCGCCGGCAACAACGGTGGCTCGCCCGAGGCGGTCGCGGTGGTGCACCTGCCGGCCGGGACGCCCCTGATCACCGTCTTCGTCGGGGGGAGCAGCACGCCGTACGACTGGAGCGGCGGCCCGGTGGCCGCGAACGACCTGGACCGCATCTCCCGGGTGGACGTGCGGATCTCGACCGCGGCCCGCAAGCGCGACGCGCAGGGGGAATTGCGCACCGTCACGCTGGGCTCCTCGGTGGGCACGCTGCGCAACAAGCCGCAGGGCACCAAGGTCATGTTCGTGGTGGACGGCTACGTCTACTCCGACGTGAACGGCGACCTGAGCTTTGAGGCGCCGCCGGATTCCGGGGTGCGCAGCGCCATCGTGCGCCTGGGCAGCGCCCAGGTCACCCGCACGGACGCGCGCGGATACTTCATGTTCGTCACCACCCCCGGCGCGTACGTCCTGCAGGCCCAGGCTCCACCGGGGTTTGCGCCCTCCGCGGCGGACACCTTCACCGTGAACCTGGTCGCGCACCCCTCGAACACGCGTCACGACTTCCCCGACACCGCCCTGCAGGGTGGCACGCTGGCCGATTCGGCGTACCTCGATGCGAATGGCAACGGCGTGTGGGAGCCCGGGGAAACCGGCCTGGCCGGCGTGTCCATCACCGCCAACGGGCAGACGGTGCTCACCGACTCGCGCGGCGCCGCGGCGCACTTCCTTCCGCCGGGCACCTTCCCGGTGCTGGCGAGGGGCCCGGATACCACGGTGGCCACCACCGCCAATCCGGTGTCCGTCACCATGACCCACGGCGGGTACGCCACCGCCGTGTGGGGCTTCAAGCCGGTCACCACCGGCTACTTCCAGGGACACGTGTTCCGCGACGCCAACCGCAACGGTTCCATGAACCTGGGGGAAAGCGGTATCGCCAACGTGTGGGTGGCGGTCCTGAACGGCATGGACGGCTCGGTGGTGGCGTGGCAGAACACAGACGCGCAGGGCGGATACGTGATCACCGTGCCGTCGAACGCCTCGTCGCACTACCCGCCCTACCAGGTGGCCTTCGCGCCGCCCCCGGGCTTCTATCCGACCGCCGGCACCAGCCGCGGCATGTTCTACGTCGCGGCGAGGGACACCGCCGGCCCCTACGATTTCGGCGCCAACTCCTACACGGTGATCACGCTCAACGCCAGCCGCGTGCTCTCGCTGGGCACGGCCGACCTGCTGGAGAAGGACTGGTCCGGGAACGACAACCAGTGGGCCACCAAGAGCCACCGGGACCTGGACCTGGTGCTGGGATCCGAACGCATCAGCAGCTCCAACCTGAGCGTGTGGTTCAACCAGTACCCCGCCACCCCGCTCTACACCGCGTCGGCGGACTACGTGCGCGACGCCATGGCCTCGGTGCTGGCCATCGCCACCGGCAGCCTGGATGGCGCCACACCCACGGAACGGCAGGACGTGGTGACCGGCCTCGCCTACAGCAGCGCCGGGAACTTCGCCGTCTGGTTCAACCAGAACAGCTCCGGCAATCTGGGCTACCTGCCTTCCGCGCCGGTGTACTACACGTCGGCGGACCACGGGGACGTGAGCGCGGTCGCGATCGCAGACCTCGGCGGCTCCGCGGATCCGGACATCCTGGTCGGCACCACGAGCCCCATCGACCATGGAACGATCGAGTTGTGGCTCAGCGAAGGCGGGGCGACTCCCGAGTTCGAGCGGGATGAGTCGTTCCCGCCCTCGGGCAACATCCCCGGCGGCGTCATCGGCAGCGTGAAATCCATGGCCCTGGCCGACCTGAATGGCGATGGCGTGGCCGACCTCGTGGTCGGCACGCGGACCGGTCCCTACACCGGCCAGATCCTGGCGTTCCAGGGCACGGGCAGGACGCACGGCAGCCGGCTGCATCTCGCGTGGAGCACCACGCTGGCGGGACAGGTGACGGCGGTGCAGGTCGGGGACATGAACCTTGACGGCCACCCGGACATAGTGGCGGGAACCATCACCGGGGCCGCGAGCGGCAACATCGAGTACTACCGGGGGGACGGGTCGATGAACTTCTCGCACATCGAGACGGTGCCCACCCCCGGGCAGGTCCAATCGTTGGTGGTGGCCAACCTGGGCGGCGATCCCAACCCCGACGTCGCGATCGGCTACGAAGGCACGAGCGGCGGATACTCCGGAGGCACGCGCATCTACGACACGGTGACCGGCGGGTGGATCCTGGGAGGCGGGACGGACCCCAGCGCGGGCGCGCAGCCGTACTGGACGCCGGCCCTGGTCGTGGGCGACTTCAATTTCGGGGTCCAGCCTTCGATGCCGCCGGCGCCGTACCTCCCGGACCTGGCGACCGCCGTGAAGTCGGGCGCAGGCACCGGGGCGGTGGTGATCTATGTACGTTAG
- a CDS encoding prepilin-type N-terminal cleavage/methylation domain-containing protein produces MTRDGTRGFSLVEVMIALTVLAVGIVAVSGMFPRGTSEIRKAKKVASASFAVQQTLEQLRTLDATSPALTAGAHPASGYDPVAAEPALATRYLVANMTGSMNGVKMVTVVVRWHESLDDSLLVVSYVRPQ; encoded by the coding sequence ATGACCCGGGACGGCACCCGCGGCTTCAGCCTCGTCGAGGTGATGATCGCCCTCACGGTCCTCGCCGTGGGGATCGTCGCCGTTTCGGGCATGTTCCCCCGCGGCACGAGCGAGATCCGGAAGGCCAAGAAGGTCGCCTCGGCCTCCTTCGCAGTCCAGCAGACACTCGAACAGCTCCGGACCCTGGATGCCACCAGCCCCGCCCTCACCGCCGGCGCGCACCCGGCCTCCGGGTACGACCCGGTGGCCGCCGAGCCGGCGCTGGCGACCCGTTACCTGGTGGCGAACATGACGGGCTCGATGAATGGAGTGAAGATGGTCACGGTCGTGGTGCGCTGGCATGAGTCCCTGGATGATTCCCTCCTGGTGGTGTCGTATGTCCGCCCCCAGTAG
- a CDS encoding GspH/FimT family pseudopilin, whose amino-acid sequence MVGVQMRSIHPQPPERLPGAPGQSGFSLVELMFTLTLAGILLTFGIPAFLHYRQSTALPAESMRLAGQLKLARQVAISRSARYGVQVDSAGARYRVVDPTTDSVGPWIEMSHYVGFCRVEAPSPGSRFIFSADGRTPANGQVILAGAAGTFDTIGVSLSGRVSNP is encoded by the coding sequence GTGGTCGGCGTGCAGATGCGGTCCATTCACCCACAGCCGCCCGAGCGGCTGCCCGGCGCTCCAGGACAGTCCGGCTTCTCCCTCGTCGAGCTGATGTTCACGCTCACCCTCGCCGGCATCCTGCTCACCTTCGGAATCCCCGCGTTCCTTCACTATCGCCAGTCCACGGCCCTGCCCGCGGAGTCCATGCGCCTCGCCGGCCAGTTGAAGCTGGCGCGCCAGGTGGCCATCTCGCGCTCCGCGCGCTATGGCGTGCAGGTGGATTCCGCTGGCGCGCGCTACCGGGTGGTGGATCCGACCACCGACAGCGTGGGGCCCTGGATCGAGATGTCGCACTACGTGGGCTTCTGCCGCGTGGAGGCGCCCTCCCCGGGAAGCCGGTTCATCTTCAGCGCCGATGGAAGGACACCGGCCAACGGCCAGGTGATCCTGGCCGGAGCCGCGGGCACCTTCGACACCATCGGCGTGAGCCTCTCGGGGAGGGTGAGCAACCCATGA